The DNA sequence GTTGGATGTCCTCGGCCCGTGCCCTGGATATCCCCGACCGAGCCTACAAATACCGTTCGACATTAATCCGCTGCGCCCGTGTGGAATGGGGGTTGGCTGCTCCCGTTGCCACATTCGCCGCGCAGCTCCACCAGGAAAGTCTTTGGCGCGCTGATGCAAAATCTCCTGTGGGTGCCGGTGGCCTGGCGCAGTTCATGCCCCCCACGGCCAATTGGCTGCCCGAGGTGGCCCCGCAGGTCGGCAAGGCCGATCCGTTCAATCCGGGATGGGCGTTACGCGCCCTGACCGCCTACGACCTGTGGCTCTGGAAACGCATTCAGGCAACCACGGGTTGTGACCGTATGGCCATGACCCTGTCCGCCTACAACGGCGGGCTGGGCTGGCTTCGCCGAGACGTCAGACTAACCAAGACCTTAGGCCTCAATCCCCGCCTCTGGTGGAAGCATGTGGAGACGGTCAACGCTGGTCGTGCCAAATGGGCCATCAAGGAAAATCGCGGCTATCCTCGCCGCATCCTGTTTTTGCTCGAACCCCTCTACGAAAAGGCCGGATGGGGCAAAGGAGTGTGTCCATGATTTTCAACGCCATGGCACTGGCCGGTGGCGGCTGGAAAAAAGCCGCCTTCGGTTTGGGTGCCGTCATCCTCATGGCCGTGCTTGTGGCCCTGGCCGCATGGCGCGGGTATCGGGCCGGATACGCTGCCTCTGATCTGGAACGGCAAGCCGAGGTGGCCGCGATCCGCGCGAGTCATTCCCAGGCATTGGCGACTGCGGAGG is a window from the Pseudodesulfovibrio sp. JC047 genome containing:
- a CDS encoding transglycosylase SLT domain-containing protein, whose translation is MSSARALDIPDRAYKYRSTLIRCARVEWGLAAPVATFAAQLHQESLWRADAKSPVGAGGLAQFMPPTANWLPEVAPQVGKADPFNPGWALRALTAYDLWLWKRIQATTGCDRMAMTLSAYNGGLGWLRRDVRLTKTLGLNPRLWWKHVETVNAGRAKWAIKENRGYPRRILFLLEPLYEKAGWGKGVCP